A part of Sus scrofa isolate TJ Tabasco breed Duroc chromosome 15, Sscrofa11.1, whole genome shotgun sequence genomic DNA contains:
- the SCG2 gene encoding secretogranin-2 precursor (The RefSeq protein has 3 substitutions compared to this genomic sequence): MAEAKTHWLGASLSLILLIFLLATAEAASFQRNQLLQKEPDLRLENVQRFASPEMIRALEYIEKLRQQAHKEESSPDYNPYQGVSVPLQQKENSDLPESSRDSLSEDEWMKILLEALRQAENEPQSSLKENKPYTLNSEKNFPMDMPDDYETQQWPERKLEHMRFPPMYEENSRDNPFKRTNEIVEEQYTPQSLATLESVFQELGKLTGPNNQKRERVDEEQKLYTDDEDDIYKANNIAYEDVVGGEDWNPVEEKIESQTQEEVRDSKENIEKNEQINDEMKRSGQMGLQDEDLRKEGKDQLSEDVSKVIAYLKRLVNAVGSGKSQNGQNGERANRLFEKPLDSQSIYQLIELSRNLQIPPEDLIDMLKTGEKPNASVEPEQELEIPVDLDDISEVDLDHPDLFQNKMLSKNGYSKTPGRAVSEALPDGLSVEDILNLLGMENAANQKPPYFPNQYNREKILPRLPYGPGRAKANQLPKAVWMPDVENRQMAYDNLNDKDQELGEYLARMLVKYPEIMNSNQVKRVPSQGSSEDDLQEENQIEQAIKERLNQHSSQETDKLALVSKRLPVATPKSDDAPNRQYLDEDLLMKVLEYLNQEKAEKGREHIAKRAMENM, encoded by the coding sequence atggCAGAAGCTAAGACTCACTGGCTTGGAGCATCCCTGTCTCTCATCCTTTTAATTTTCCTCCTTGCTACGGCTGAAGCAGCTTCATTTCAGAGAAACCAGCTGCTTCAGAAGGAACCAGATCTCAGATTAGAAAATGTCCAAAGGTTTGCCAGTCCTGAAATGATCAGGGCTTTGGAGTATATAGAAAAGCTTCGGCAACAAGCTCACAAAGAAGAAAGCAGTCCAGATTACAATCCCTACCAAGGTGTCTCTGTTCCCcttcagcaaaaagaaaatagtgactTGCCAGAAAGTTCAAGAGATTCCCTGAGTGAAGATGAGTGGATGAAGATAATACTTGAAGCTTTGAGACAGGCTGAAAATGAGCCCCAGTCTTCGCTGAAAGAAAACAAGCCCTATACTTTGAATTCAGAAAAGAACTTTCCAATGGACATGCCTGATGATTATGAGACTCAGCAGTGGCCAGAAAGGAAGCTCAAGCACATGCGTTTCCCTCCTATGTATGAAGAGAATTCCAGAGACAACCCCTTTAAACGCACAAATGAAATCGTGGAGGAACAGTATACTCCTCAAAGTCTTGCTACATTGGAATCTGTCTTCCAAGAGCTGGGGAAACTGACAGGACCCAACAACCAGAAGCGTGAGAGGGTTGATGAGGAGCAAAAACTTTACACAGATGATGAAGATGATATCTACAAGGCCAATAACATTGCCTATGAAGATGTGGTTGGGGGAGAAGATTGGAACCCAGTAGAGGAAAAAATAGAGAGTCAAACCCAGGAAGAGGTAAGAGACAGCAAggagaatatagaaaaaaatgaacaaatcaatGATGAAATGAAGCGTTCAGGGCAGATGGGTCTCCAGGATGAAGATCTCCGAAAAGAGGGTAAAGACCAACTTTCAGAGGATGTCTCCAAAGTAATTGCCTATCTGAAAAGGTTGGTGAATGCTGTGGGAAGTGGGAAGTCGCAGAATGGGCAGAATGGGGAAAGAGCAAACAGGCTTTTTGAGAAACCACTTGATTCTCAATCTATTTATCAGCTGATTGAACTCTCAAGGAATTTACAGATACCCCCTGAAGACTTAATTGACATGCTCAAAACTGGAGAGAAGCCAAATGCATCAGTGGAACCAGAGCAGGAGCTTGAAATTCCTGTTGACCTAGATGACATCTCAGAGGTTGACTTAGACCATCCAGATCTGTTCCAAAATAAGATGCTCTCCAAGAATGGCTATTCCAAAACACCTGGCCGTGCTGTGTCAGAGGCCCTACCAGATGGACTCAGTGTTGAggacattttaaatcttttagggATGGAGAATGCAGCAAACCAAAAGCCTCCATATTTTCCCAATCAGTATAACCGAGAGAAGATTCTGCCGAGACTCCCCTATGGTCCGGGAAGAGCTAAAGCAAATCAACTTCCCAAAGCTGTTTGGATGCCAGATGTTGAAAACCGGCAAATGGCCTATGACAACCTGAATGATAAGGATCAAGAATTAGGAGAGTACTTGGCCAGGATGCTAGTTAAGTACCCTGAGATCATGAATTCAAACCAGGTGAAGCGAGTTCCCAGTCAAGGCTCATCTGAAGATGACCTACAGGAAGAGAACCAAATCGAGCAGGCCATCAAAGAGCGTCTGAATCAACACAGCTCTCAGGATACTGACAAACTGGCCTTGGTAAGCAAAAGGCTCCCTGTGGCGACCCCGAAGAGTGATGATGCCCCAAACAGACAGTACTTGGATGAAGATCTGTTAATGAAAGTGCTGGAATACCTCAaccaagaaaaggcagaaaagggaAGGGAGCATATTGCTAAGAGAGCAATGGAAAATATGTAA